One window of Triticum dicoccoides isolate Atlit2015 ecotype Zavitan chromosome 5A, WEW_v2.0, whole genome shotgun sequence genomic DNA carries:
- the LOC119301200 gene encoding meiotic nuclear division protein 1 homolog has translation MSKKRGLSLEEKREQMLQIFYESQDFYLLKELEKMGPKKGVISQSVKDVVQSLVDDDLVLRDKIGTSVYFWSLPSCAGNQLRTTYNKLESDLSNSKKRYMELLEQRDDLKRGREDTDEREDALEELKAVELRHKKLKEELAAYADSDPSALEAMKDATEVAHSAANRWTDNIFTLQQWCSTTFPQAKEQLEHMYKEVGITEDFEYLQ, from the exons ATG TCTAAGAAGAGGGGCCTTTCCTTGGAGGAGAAGCGGGAGCAAATGCTTCAAATATTTTACGAGAGTCAAGACTTCTATCTG CTTAAAGAGCTTGAGAAGATGGGTCCTAAAAAAGGAGTGATCAGCCAGTCTGTTAAGGATGTTGTGCAAAGCCTGGTGGATGATGATCTTGTCTTGAGAGACAAAATAGGAACTTCT GTGTACTTTTGGAGTCTTCCCAGTTGTGCCGGAAATCAG CTGAGGACTACCTACAACAAGCTGGAGTCTGACCTTTCAAACTCTAAAAAACGTTACATGGAGCTTCTTGAGCAGAGAGACGACTTGAAAAGAGGCAGGGAAGACACT GATGAGAGAGAAGACGCTTTGGAGGAGCTGAAGGCTGTAGAGCTACGCCATAAGAAGTTAAAG GAAGAACTAGCTGCCTATGCTGATAGTGATCCATCTGCACTAGAGGCGATGA AGGACGCTACTGAGGTTGCCCATTCGGCAGctaacagatggacag ACAACATCTTCACTTTGCAACAATGGTGTTCAACTACATTCCCGCAAGCAAAAGAACAGCTTGAACACATGTACAAGGAG GTGGGCATAACTGAAGACTTTGAGTATCTGCAGTAA
- the LOC119301202 gene encoding SURP and G-patch domain-containing protein 1-like protein → MDKGLFANDGSFMERFKQMQQEMQDKEKPAAPATTAGAVSSAPAKPVNPKTPLVIAANKRPLEVKKAGSVLSGGKLAFSLKKNKIPIVPVKFGAEEDDDDDVAGVERGDHAKRHKSIDAHSAAAPARVVASAPPNDMTVRQVADKLASFVAKNGRQFEDITRQKNPGDSPFKFLFDKNCSDYKYYETRLAEEEKVHAQTKDAQASKIVNSSTASSIAHTGAHRSSFEQRSNYQTPASALYGAYEGSSSQGSSSGHGGQSMSAPSDPVALMEFYMKKAAQEERKRPPRQSKDEMPPPPCLIQGPPKKGHHMGDFIPQEELEKFMARCNDAAAQKATKEAAEKAKIQADNIGHKLLSKMGWREGEGLGSERSGRADPIMAGDVKQDHLGVGAIQPGEVSSEDDIYEQYKKRMMLGYRHRPNPLNNPRKQYY, encoded by the exons ATGGATAAGGGCCTCTTCGCCAACGACGGCTCCTTCATGGAGAGATTCAAGCAGATGCAGCAGGAGATGCAGGACAAGGAGAAGCCCGCAGCCCCCGCCACCACCGCTGGTGCTGTCTCCTCTGCGCCGGCCAAGCCTGTCAACCCTAAGACGCCCCTTGTCATTGCGGCAAACAAGAGGCCGCTCGAGGTGAAGAAGGCTGGCTCGGTTTTGTCGGGCGGGAAGCTGGCCTTTAGCCTCAAGAAGAACAAGATCCCCATTGTGCCTGTCAAGTTTGGagccgaggaggacgacgacgatgacgttGCCGGTGTGGAGAGGGGGGATCATGCGAAGCGGCACAAATCCATTGATGCTCACTCAGCTGCTGCCCCAGCTAGGGTTGTTG CCTCAGCACCACCAAATGATATGACAGTGAGGCAGGTTGCTGACAAATTAGCAAGCTTTGTTGCCAAAAATGGGAGACAGTTTGAGGATATTACACGCCAGAAGAATCCTGGAGATTCACCATTCAA GTTTCTGTTTGATAAAAACTGTTCAGACTACAAATATTATGAGACTCGGCTTGCTGAAGAGGAAAAGGTGCATGCTCAGACAAAGGATGCTCAGGCTTCAAAAATTG TTAATTCAAGCACTGCAAGCTCCATAGCACATACTGGTGCACACAGAAGCTCATTTGAACAAAGATCTAACTATCAAACGCCTGCTTCCGCTTTATATGGTGCATATGAAGGTAGTTCTTCCCAGGGAAGCTCATCTGGTCATG GTGGTCAAAGTATGTCTGCACCCTCAGATCCAGTAGCATTGATGGAATTCTACATGAAGAAAGCTGCACAGGAAGAACGGAAGAGACCACCAAGGCAGTCAAAAGACGAAATGCCACCACCTCCATGCCTTATTCAGG GTCCTCCTAAGAAGGGACACCACATGGGGGACTTCATTCCTCAAGAAGAACTCGAGAAGTTCATGGCACGCTGTAATGATGCTGCAGCACAAAAGGCTACCAAAGAAGCTGCAGAGAAGGCTAAGATTCAGGCCGATAATATTGGGCACAAGCTTCTCTCTAAGATGGGCTGGAGGGAAG GTGAGGGTCTTGGCAGCGAGAGAAGTGGCCGTGCAGATCCCATTATGGCTGGAGATGTGAAGCAGGACCACCTTGGTGTTGGTGCTATCCAACCTGGTGAGGTGTCATCTGAAGATGACATCTACGAGCAATACAAGAAGCGAATGATGCTAGGCTACCGCCATAGGCCAAACCCACTG AACAACCCAAGGAAACAATACTACTGA